TAAGGGATGGCATAGTATCTTGCTGATGTAGACAAACGTATTTACTATTCCCTACTCTTCTCAGGACCTTCCACGGTCCTGGATAGCACCTacagaaaatgaaataaatacacaTTACACAACACATTATAAGTGTTTATATGCATTCAATTTCAACCATAAGGTAAATATAACAAGTTTCATAAGTAGTTTCATTAAGCCAAATCAAGTCTAGCTATCAGCAAATTTCATTGCATGCGTATATCCAACCAAGATATTGAACATTTCCTAGATTACTGCAATGGTAAGTCATGACTTTCCAACACAATAAACTGGTTGAGTTACCTGAAAAGGACTCCTCCATTGCGACCCTTGAAATTATGAATGTAATACACAGTTTCCATCCCAGGTAGAAATGACTTTGTAAGTCCAGCAAGCTTTGGATAAAAGAATGGTGGATAATCTTGATACATTCAAGGATATAACTATTTGCTGAgtaaataaaaaaggatataGAGACTTGATAGTAAAACTTGTTTTCTGAAAAATCATACTTCATTTTCTAATCATCACCAAACAAATACATTTGCAAGAAAATAACTTTTAGTAAATGATAGATAAGACCAGGTGGAACCAGCTCAAATATTAACAAGCTGTACAATCTTGTAAAAGGATACACCCAGATCTGATACGGTCGAGTTCTCCGTTGAAAATTATCAGTTTCCGATCAGTGTTCAAGACAGCTTCTTTGTAAAGTTCTTCCACAACAAGCATTTCTGACATACAATGAAACAATAGTCATAAAACTTCCTTCCATTGTTTATAGTAATGATAACGATAATGATAACGAAGGAAGTTTGAATCTACCATTGACATTGAAATACGGGTAGGCGACTAAGAAAAGTTCATCTCCTTCCTTCACTCTGTCTGACATTTTTACTTTCTTAACAAAACCAAAATCTTCAAAAAATGAAGGCTTTGTCAGATAGTCCAACTTAAAAGAAGCTCCACTGAAGACGGATTGTCTTGCAAAGTCAACTTCACTAGCTTCTGGAAAAAACTGATTTTTACAAGGTTGTCATCAATTTCAACTGGAACTGATGATGAAGTTGTGTTATGCAATTAAAATTTTCCCATGATCATCTCTAAAGAACTAGAAAGAATTTTGAATGACTTCAATTCAATAGCTTTGTAGAAAGCACACATATGCAAAAAGATATCACCACATACATAATGCAAAATATTTGGACCAACCAAACTATTGACAATCAAACTTGAAACTAACTAAAGACTTGGTTAGATTGTATTCTATTAACCAAAATCAACTTCCAAGTTAAGTGAAAGAAAATCGAGCACAGACAAATTTTTTACATGCAGAGAAGACAACTTCCAAGGTAAGCTTGGTCATAAAGAAGAATGGTGCTGTAAATCAAGAAGATTACTATTCTAGTTCGAGTCGTTTTCTCTGAAGAAATGAAGATGTCGCAAAATTCACGAATCAATTGCATGCTTCCTGTCATCTCAATTCCACCTTCTCCATCACCTGCGATATATAATCAGCGAGATGAATCGATTAGTTCAATTTGCATATAAGTTGAAACAAATGTAGCAAAAAAAACCAAGAAACCGAAATACTTAGGACCTGGTACGGATGCAAGTCCAGCTGTGGGAAACTCAATCTCCTGTTTAAGATTGTGTTTGTTCATTATAGTCTCTAAAATAGACCAACTCCTCAGTTTGAAGTGTTTAAATTTCATTCTCAATTcctaataaaactattatcagaTATGACTCACCATTAGCTGTTTGTTATCCTTCATGGCCAAATCCACTGCAACTTTAGCCTGTTGGAAATACACCAATTTTAGCATGTTCTATTAGCATCGTTTTAACAAACAGTTTGCAACCACAATTATGGAAGCTAACATCAAGGTTTTTGATGTCTTCCTACAACATCGTGACTGCAAATGCAGCCGCATCATCCATATTTGACCGCAATTTTTTGTAGTATACGACCTTCAAAGCCGCGACAATCTAAAGCCTTTACGAAAACAATAAAGCATATGTTTGGTTTGACATATTTGAACTTATCTATCAGCACAAAAACTTAAGAGACTATTTTCAGCTTATTTATATAAGCTCTCCAACATAGCTTACAAccagtttgactttatttaatattttgttataaaaaaagcTTATACATAATAACTTATATAATAAGCTAAgacttaattaagttgtttatctaaatataacaaaattctACAAATTGGTTcaataaaattacatatattaCTGTACAGACAATAATCTGATATAACATTTGTGCAACAATATCAGAAGATTGCAATAAAGCAAAAAGTGAAAGCATAGAAAAGATAATGAAAGAGTAACAAACTTGTTGAAGAAGGTGGGAGTAATCAAGAGGGAAAGGCACGTCAGATTGAAGAGAAGCATTGGCATCACCcgaaacagaaaaacaaattGCTGAATTTGGATTTGTAGGTAGCTTTGAAGGAACAGGAACAGTAAAGGCATGATGATTTTGAAGCGAAAAAGATTGAAAGTTGAGAAGctagagaaagagaaaagagataGAGTAAGAGAAGATAGAaggaaaaattgaagaaaaagcaTAAAGGGAAGTTACTAGTTACCTTGGATGCCATTGGAGAAATAGAGAACATGGTGGTAGACTTAGTAATGGATAACACCATTTACAACTTGCACCTCTCATCCCATCTCATTTCATGGACCAATGAGTCCAAGAACTTAAATCGAAAGTTTGTGTattatttgatatgttatttatatgcatcaaaattaatgtcttaacggtttattttttatatcatgTCCTCAGCGTTTTTATCgaataactttattttaatttattttaataaaataagtgattaaTTTCACATCAactactaataaattaaataaataatatataaaagatgTAACTCTTATTCAATGGTCCtacctttttaattaaaaaaaacttgttgTGAAAACATTTTGGTAATTTGGTAATTCTAGTATGTAGTTATTATTGCTTTAATTGTTCTTACACAAGTTATAAAATTGGAACTTACGAAATATAAGcgactaaatatataaaattttttaaaaatcattcttatttgtattttattttagagtaaTATAAAGATAATGTTCTTTGAAagcataataatattaatacgaagtaatttatatttgaatatatatattttttaaaattaaagtttaaaatagCTTTATGTTAGAATAATTTCTAAAAGAATCGTTTTTACTTTTCCAAATATTGAATCCAAAGATAGCATTAGTAGCTCTTATTTTCAAAGGACAAACCTCTTCACAAAATCAAGTATGggtaaatttaaatattttttagtcttaattctcttattttcaagaaaaagacattattctgaaaatttaaaatttaatcgaaagataaataaagttttactaaaaaatattttaattaaaatttgagcGCAACGATTAACGGTTGATTATGGTTTATTAATTAGGCGAACAccacttaattaaataaaatttcaatataaagTTTGTTCAATTTCATTGGATGGTGAAATATCTCAAACCATGGTATTAGTTTCTCATTAGTTGAGAGGATACCAACATCACCAACAATCTTGGTTAACAT
This region of Cicer arietinum cultivar CDC Frontier isolate Library 1 chromosome 8, Cicar.CDCFrontier_v2.0, whole genome shotgun sequence genomic DNA includes:
- the LOC101491104 gene encoding uncharacterized protein isoform X2, which gives rise to MVLSITKSTTMFSISPMASKLLNFQSFSLQNHHAFTVPVPSKLPTNPNSAICFSVSGDANASLQSDVPFPLDYSHLLQQAKVAVDLAMKDNKQLMEIEFPTAGLASVPGDGEGGIEMTGSMQLIREFCDIFISSEKTTRTRIFFPEASEVDFARQSVFSGASFKLDYLTKPSFFEDFGFVKKVKMSDRVKEGDELFLVAYPYFNVNEMLVVEELYKEAVLNTDRKLIIFNGELDRIRSGFISLNVSRLSTILLSKACWTYKVISTWDGNCVLHS
- the LOC101491104 gene encoding protein LPA3 isoform X1; amino-acid sequence: MVLSITKSTTMFSISPMASKLLNFQSFSLQNHHAFTVPVPSKLPTNPNSAICFSVSGDANASLQSDVPFPLDYSHLLQQAKVAVDLAMKDNKQLMEIEFPTAGLASVPGDGEGGIEMTGSMQLIREFCDIFISSEKTTRTRIFFPEASEVDFARQSVFSGASFKLDYLTKPSFFEDFGFVKKVKMSDRVKEGDELFLVAYPYFNVNEMLVVEELYKEAVLNTDRKLIIFNGELDRIRSGYYPPFFYPKLAGLTKSFLPGMETVYYIHNFKGRNGGVLFRCYPGPWKVLRRVGNSKYVCLHQQDTMPSLKEVALDILPST